One stretch of Miscanthus floridulus cultivar M001 chromosome 18, ASM1932011v1, whole genome shotgun sequence DNA includes these proteins:
- the LOC136524143 gene encoding protein GLUTAMINE DUMPER 6-like translates to MRPERGGGISVKLMGGGGGGPPSLWKTPTPYVFLGIAFMMGVIAVALLVLICTRKKASASSSDEKAAAAARALVPLDREPKVVVFMPGDHAPSFLASVKPLGGDGTAAVV, encoded by the coding sequence ATGAGGCCGGAGAGAGGTGGGGGTATTTCGGTGAAGCtaatgggcggcggcggcggcggaccacCGAGCCTATGGAAGACGCCGACCCCGTACGTCTTCCTGGGCATCGCCTTCATGATGGGCGTCATCGCGGTGGCGCTGCTCGTGCTCATCTGCACGCGCAAGAAGGCGTCAGCATCGTCGTCCGACGagaaggcagcggcggcggcgcgagcgcTCGTGCCGCTGGACCGGGAGCCCAAGGTCGTCGTCTTTATGCCCGGCGACCACGCGCCGTCCTTCCTCGCCAGCGTCAAGCCGCTCGGCGGTGACGGCACGGCGGCAGTAGTGTAG